In the Primulina tabacum isolate GXHZ01 chromosome 15, ASM2559414v2, whole genome shotgun sequence genome, AAATTCTTCAAGGTCTTGAAACTCACATGTCCCAATTTTTGGTTCAATAGGTCCAGATCACTCACCTTGACACTTCGGCACTTATCACCTTCTCCCACCAGATAGCAATTGTCAGCAGACCGAGTACCTGACATTACACAAACATTGGCATCATTAAGaacttcacaattatttttgttgaacttaacatgtaaatcatcgtcacaaagttgacttatgcttattaagttcGAATTAAGTCCTTCAACGTGCAGAACATTATGAAGTTCAAGAAGGCCATCAACATTCAGTGTTCCTTTCCCTACTATTCTTCCTTTGGAACCACCACCATAGGTCACACGCCCAGTTTTTACTTCAACATAATTTGTGAGGTGTTCTTTAGATCCGGTCATGTGACGTGAGCAcccactgtcaaagtaccatgtacctgcaatgttagtttttaaagaAGTATAAACGACATTGCATCGAATAACAGTTTTGGGTACCCATATTTTCCTTGTGGTAGATTTCTTGACTGAGGTGTTATGCTTGGTGTTATGCAACACTTTGTGCAACACCCGATTTGATTGCCAATTCAGGTAGTCGTCTATGAGTTTGTAGCAGAAAGGTTTGATGTGCCCAGCCTTGTGACAGTAGTGACAGATGAAGTGACGCTTTCGTTGCTTAGGTTGAGAGGTTGGCACAGTCTTCTTAACTTGAGGCTTCTTTGATGAATGGAGGACTTTTGAAGGTGAGAACACTGAACTTGGTGTTTTCAGCTTCTGTTCAGTGgtcatttttaaaattgaaatttttcaTGGGTGGATTTAAAATTGAGGGGACAGAGTAGTCTTTTACACCTTTCACAAATACTGTATTCTTTGAACCAGCATTGGACGACTCACCGtgttcatatatactttcaacATATCCAAGACCGGTTCTTCCGTCCTTTCCCATAGTTAGCATTGCATCAAGTTTAGATTAACTTGAATTGAATTTAGCAAATGTCTTCGATGCCTTCTCAAGATCATCCTTTACTTTACATAGTTCAAGATCCTTCTTACACAGCAAGACTTCAAGGCGAGACATACTATTTTTTAGATCAGTGTTTTCTTTTGAAAGCATTGTATTTGTCTTATTCCTCTTGATCCAATCACCATATAGTTCTTCGTACATCATATGCACAATCTCAATAGTGAGTTCTTCTTGGTCAAATTCCTGAATTTCTTCAACTTCAGGATTCTCCATTGATTTGGCATTAAGACACAATGATTTTGACACAATGTTGCGGcctggtgttgcaacaccagtGGCAACACCAAAAGGATTCACCTGCAGTTTGCATATATCTTTCTGAATGACAGACAGTGAAATGCAGTCATCTCCTTCCTTCAAGTCACGTTCTTCATCGGACTCATCGTCACTTAAGGAGACtgccatgtttttatttttgcgGAGTCGGTTTGCACACTCATTTGCATAATGGCCAAATCCAGAGCATTCTCGACATTGGACTGAATCAAGTTTGTTTGTTTCTGTTCGACCTGATGAATCATTTCTTGATCTGAAATTTCCTTGGGTTGGGGCGGTTATTTTATTCCTTTCAAAAGGAACAAACTGTGTCTTGATGTTGGTACAATCTTCTTCTTATCTCTCATTCTTTTTAGGTAGTCTCCGAACTTCTTTGTGATTAAGGAGATTGATTCCTCACCAAGATCAGAGTCCTTTGCCTCTTGAATTAGGCTATTCACAAAATCATCAGTGGTTTGTAAAGCAACAACCTTCCCAGTGTTTCTTTTCTGTAGGTCTAGATTCATCTCAAATGTTCTGAGAGAGCTAAGTAGATCTTCCAAATTAAGTGTAGAGGTGTCCTTGGATTCGCAcagattttgatattaaaacgCAAAGGAAGGGATCTCAGGACCTTGCTAATCAGTCTTTCATTTGACATAGGATCACCGAGACTAAATGACTCATTTGCAATATCACGCAGTCTACGATCATAATCCACAATAGTCTTGTTCTCCTCCATCCTTAAGCATTCAAATTTAGAGGTTATCATCCTGAGTTTGTTCTGCGAACACTTTCAGACCCTTCACAGTGCTTTTGAAGTATATCCCAGGCTTCTTTGGCAGAGATGCAGTTGGTAATTAGGCTGAACATATTGACATCAACAGAGGTGAATATAGCATTTAGTGCCTTCGAATTAAAGTTCGAGGTTTGGACTTCATCATAGGTCCATGTATTCTCTGGTTTACTTCTGCTATCACCATCATTGTCAACTGTCCTCGGCGGAGACCAACCATCTAAGACTCGTTGCCAAGCCCTTTTTTCGATGGATTTGATGTACATTCTCATCTTAACTTTCAGATGGCATAGTTTGAACCATCCAAGACTGGTGGTCTAAAAGCAGTGTTTGATGCTAGCATATCCATCGGGTTATTAGTGTATTACCCTGTACGAACAGTAAAATAACAGAATCAATCACTTAATGTGTCAAGcattagctctgataccacttgaaataATTGTTGCGCATAAACGTACAGAGAGTAAATATATTAAAACTACTTTATCAGAATTTTTTGTTGTGTCCGGTGATGTCAACACTGTACACAACACGGCAGcggaaatttattatttaacacaaatataactttacTAAATAAACACTTGGATTAAATTTTGCACAAGTACAAAGacttgtgcgatgcctcatgacaaaaatttcactagaaaaattatgtaaattgTTTACAcccaaaacaatactagtgaaagaaacaaaactaaattccttgacactccaaggaattaaCATGCATCAAACACTCAAGGTAAATACTAGATGCATGAAACAAAATGCGTGTTGCATAAAACCAAACGAAGTacactcttcgatcaacactctgcgtcagtgttgttcttgagtgttgGCAACACTGATCAACAACACAGTCACAATGTAGACGGACCACCCTTGCTCCTTGTGCCAATCTTCAAGAACTGAAAATACTTCAGCAAAACTCCTGCAACCGTCCAAGTACTTTCATGCGACTTCAACACCTTTTATTTGATAATTGACCTACTTTTATATAGTCCCTCTTTGACCTAGATCTTTATAGATCCTTCCCAACTATAAACAAGGAAACTAGAGTTTAATAGGAATCAAACTCTAATTCAAAGCAAATATCTTATATCTTATAGATAAGTTTccaacttaattaaataattcctAATAATATGATTCAGTATATCTTggaaaaaaaatctattaaatttgtcTAGAAGTGCAAAATCGAAATAATATCTTAAATGAATTCGGAATACAATATTCCTTTCACGATTGAACTGCTCTTCTACGGAGTTTGATCTGAAGAGTACTAAGGCACTGATCTTGTTCTCTGATATGATACTGAACCTTGGCTCTGATCTTGGTTCAACTGCATCAAATATATTAGTTCAAAATACTATATTCAGTATTCAAAACTGATCTTACACCCATACTAACAATCTGATCTTTGACACCCAAGTAGATACAACTTTCTGTGTCCATTTGTCACTTAGTTCGAAAATCTGCATTGTTACAAGTATTAGAGAAATAAATTTACGTTATGCTAACAATTATATCTTTTGATTCAATGGTAAGATCTTGATTATAACCAATTTGATAATCattataatatcataaaatcttATTATTGTCATTTTGTAAATAACAAATGTTAGTCCAACCAAGTTGATAAAtaacatgataaaaaaattcataaacatcatttttttttttcggaATAAATTACGAGTTTACTCCAACCAAGTCGACCCTAATATAGCATAGATattcttaaaaaatatatattgtagAGATGTTGAGAATGTACAAATATAATACAGTTTTTTTTGCACCAAATCTCCAtgtgaaatataaaaaatacaCTATTTAATAGGCATCATATCCCTTAATATGtatgttttttatattttaaacttggaaaaatatatttttataattatacgTACATTTGAGATCGttggaatttaaaatatattaattattgtattatattattattctaTATAATATGAAAGGTTTTTGGTCAGATCGTTTGGTTGAACTGATACGAACAATTTTTTTAGGTTGAACTGATCCGACGGTATGAGCAATTTTTTTAAGGTTGACATTCAATCACTAGTCCAATataaaaaattgatttgaatgcagagaaatttgtaaaatattttatttaccgTAAAACATTGAAATTAGTATGTCGAATTTGTCATCGGAAAGATCAAGTTATCATATGACATTAATTACATAATAAACAAAGTATATAAACTCTATGTAAGATCATCTAATTGTGATATGGCCTTTGATAACACGCAGAAaaactttttaattttcaaGGATTGAAGtacatattttcgaaatttcataaaaggatattttttttatagattaaTAAAAGTGCATTTTTGTACATTTGAtgtattatttttcaaaaattggtcTCACAAACGCAACACACACGCTCCGCCCGGGGCGGTGGCCCGGGTGATTTTTTTTTCgatattttttatacataaaattttgttttatttttcggTAGTTCGGGTGACTTGTTTCTTTTCgatattttttatacataaaatTTTGTCTTATTTTTCGATAGCTCGGGTATCTATTTATCAATATTAACTCAACCAtagtttaaaaaattatagttCGGATAGAAATGAAAATCTGACTCCGCAAGTGCCAAACTCGTATTCTAACGAACGGTAATAAGGGTAAATCGTGTGTTGGTGAAaagaaaatcatataatatatgcatAAACAGTATGACAGATATGCGAGCAGGAAGTCAAGACTCAAGATCAAGACTGCCAACCAGCCTACAATTCCACTACAAAGGactttatgtttaaaatttatcacCTCAATTATCCAAGTCAACCACACAcccaaattgaagaaaaattcagaaaacaTCACTTCTTCCCAATACCCTTTTGTTAATTTCTGCGAGTTCTCCCGTTTCCAATCGGTAATCAAAGAAAAACACAGAAAATAACAAATGGGTCGCAAGCCAAGCGAGTCCGAATCGACCCGATGGGGCATACTGATCCTCTTCTTGATGGGTTTGATCTCTTGCTCCATGGTTTACATTTTCATGTCATCTATAATGAGTTTGAGGCCATCGGCCAATGTAAAGATGGAGTCTTTGGGGTCTGAAAGTGGAGACAAATCAAGAATGGGACAGAATGGTGGGGATTGTTGTGGAGGGATTGAGGGTGTAGAGCTGTGGGGGTCTGCTGTGAAATGGGGCACAGACTTTAAGTTCAATACTTCTGCAGAATGCTGCAAAGCTTGTATGGCTATGTGTACAGGGACGGATGGGCCTTGTCTTTGTGATTCATGGGTTTTTTGTGGGAATAAAGAAGCATGTGGAGAGAAATTTGGTGAGGTGTGTTTGAATTTATTAGATTATGTTCATGATTTGTTGACtggattttattttgtttgttttagaGTTTATAACATAGTTAACTGTACATTAATTCCCCTCTATTTGAATGATTGAGAGATATTAAGTTCCTTTTAGGTGAGAGGGGAATAAGCGGATTTTGAACCATCACAAGGAAATAAGAGTAAAATGTGAGAGAACTAGCTGATTTTCGAAACAGAGCAAGGATATTAAGAATTAACTATGGGAGAACTAGAATATAAAACAGAAAGACTGTATATAACTCATTTAGTTCTTTGTAAATTCAGCACGTGCTGATGCAACAATCAAGTAGAGGTGGTTGTCCCCTCTATTTtacattttaataaaaaatttcagaaaattttaattttcaccTCAAAATACATTATAAAGCTTTCTTGGACTAAAATAATAGGTCCACCCATTAAAATAAGTTCCGTTTAGTAGAGCCAAATCACCTTCAATATCTAAAACATGAACTGAATTGGTTGGAATTtctttttgtttattttctGTTTCCCTGACCCTTTTTTTTAAATGGCTGGTGTATGTGTTCGGTGGAGCTTATACCATgagcataaatcatatatttgtgTACAATTGTCCAGAGTTGCTAGGCTGGAGAAAAATCGACATGCCATATTGGAGGGAATGTCTTGTTGAAAGTAAACTTTTTCTGTTATTCATCCttacattgtttccatttctttGACTGTTACAGTGTTGGCTGAAGAAACAGAAGGATGTCTTGGTTCCGGATAAGCATGAGGTTGGGAAAAAAGTAATGTGGACGTCAGGCACTGTTTTTGGTAGAGGAGaggtatttataattattaaatcCCCTTGATCAATTTCATTTTCATGTCCTATTGCAATAACAAGCTATTTTCTATGCCGTTTTATGAATAATGACTGGCTTCTTTTTGGTCTCATTATATTATTTAGATTAAGCTAGTGTGTGTCTCTATGTTGATCAGCCTTTATCTGCTGCTCCATTATTCTTCCACTATAGAGCAAGGTTATACGCCCTTTAagtaaaaagaatttaaatttcATATGTGCATTTTCTAAAATATAAGTTCCCCCTCAAAATACATAATTGCTGTACTCGAACGGGTTTCGGTGTCCGCCCCTGTTTACACCATCCATATTCTTTTTTTaatcttatttttgaaattttctcaTTCTAAATTGGTATTTGTGCCGGTCTTTAGTGGAGTTCATTTTATCTTTACTCGGATTTCCTTCTCACTTCATGTTTCCTTCTCACTTCATGTTTCTTATTGCAGGGTATAGTTGGCTTGGAGACGGAGTATGGTACACTTCACATCAAGGTATGTACTTATAGAAATGACAATGCACATGCACATCCATCTAATTGCATGCTTCATATTGAGATAATGGCTCTCTTACTTTTCCTGTATTTGCATCAAATGAATGGATCATGTTGTAACCATATATTGTTGACCTGTAAATGATTATAGAATCAGATATTTGAACCTTTGAGAAACCTCACCTTTGTGGGTAAATATATTTTGTGTGATGCTTGTTTAGGCCTATATAAacaagttgggaaaaatttgagTGATGCTTAATGGTTATTGATGAAGTTGAGGAATCACAACATTTTAAAGACAATATGATATAGCTTTTCCTCATTCGAATTATTAATTCGATCATTGCCTTTTTGGAATTGACTTTTTAACAActtcaatttattattttggaaGTGCAAAATTTGAGTACTTTTTGGTCAACATATGGATGATTTGTCTTAATGTGGATTTCTAATTATCGATTTTTGATGCCTCTACTTCCATAGTTTCATAGAAGCAAATAGCGAATTTTGACATGAGAAATCACCTAGTTACCATTTTTTAAGAAACATGAACTTTCATACGTGTTTTACGCATATACATGAAGTTGCTTTTTAAAACTCATATCCTGTTCGTGTCAATACAATTTTGATGCCAAATATCGGggattttttaaaatgcaaattaacaaaatttataaacCTTTGAGGTTTATGTtgctttgaataaaatgcaGCTTTGTACGTAAAGAATACACAGCTTTTGGTATCTTTTAGTTTAATTGCTCGCACAGGCTTCTGGGATTGTGAAATTAGGTTTTTCACGTGGTTTGAACAATTTAAGCTCAGCTCGAAGCTGAACAAAAACTTTAGACTTCACCAAACAGCTTTGGTGTTTGAAAGATTTGCAGCTTGTGCACAATCTAACTTTTTAGTTTGAGGAAGTTTACCTTGTTGCCGATGCAACCTAGAAAAAGAGAGAACATTCTGAGGAGATAGCTGAAAATTGCCGACGAGATGTGTTGTTGTTGAAGCCCTAAAAAAGCATCATCTCATGTAAAAGAAAGAATAAGGACAATAACAATATGATTACAGCATTGCTCGGTCACTCTGAATTCAGTTACATTATTATCTCAACTGACGGTTTCATTAATCTTTGTTCAGCTTTTACCCCATTGTTCTCCACATTCAGTTGCATACATCCTGGAGTTGTTGGTGCTACACCACTGTGCAGGTTGCCATTTTTATAGGGCAGAAAATCGGGGTCAATCTTGGGATGTCAAAGGAAACCACATTCAAGATGTAAGagtataataaattaatatgacGAGCATGCATGCTCCCCTTACaaattgttttcttttcaaatttcgTGTTTGTTTTTCGAAGAGACGAATTTGACTCCCTCGCATGATTTTTCGAGCTCTTCTTGACCGGCTCCATGAAGTTTATATGATTATAACTGATGCTAAGAGAAACTAAGATGAAGCATCATGGGAACttatcttttaaaataaaaaaaatgacgaGTTCTGACTCTTGCCTCCCTTTCAAATTTCAGGCTCCATATGGTCCTCCATTCGCCCTTATCCAAGGAACTCTTGAAGCGCAAGGAACGTCGTTCAACAAGATTCAAATGGAGCACTGCCCCACTGTAACAAGGGGTTCTGTTGCTTGGGTTGGTTCCGGCCCTGAATTCTTCATAAGCTTAGCAAATCATGAAGAGTGGAGAAATTCATACACTGTATTTGGTTCCGTACTTCCCGAAGACATGGTGATAGCCGAGAAAATCGCCCAGCTCCCCACAAAAGCAGATGTTTGGAACAATGTTAACGTCTCGGTTTTAGAAAAGGCGGTACCTTTGAGACTTCAGAGACTCAAAATTGGTAATGGTGAGCTAAATTATAATGATGAATAGCAGACACATAATAATAAATCTCGTTCAAAAACGTTTGTAACCATTTTCTTTTGCAAAATTATAAGTTTTAAGACTTCTCTTACATTGTCTTCAAATTTTGAGATTTGCCTGTAGATAGAGTGACTAGTTCAAATTTCAATCTCGTCCCAGAATTATAATTCTCTATGAAACTCTGTACACATGCAGACTTGATCTCCAACTAAATGGAACAAAAAAAAAGGATTAATAAAACTATGGAATATGATCATGTGAtgtgttgaaaattaatatttaaaacatgtgtattgaatatttgaatgttgaatatttgaatgttgaaaataagagttgtaaatattgaaaattagtgtgtgatgctgtaggtaatgatgaatttatttttggattatttgtaaagaaattctataaatagcctcaccatttgtgaagaaattcacaattgagttgagagaaaaatattataaagtgtgtagtttgataattttgagagcttgagatttttactttttaccataaatttttactttttcataacacgttatcagcacgaagctctaaaagtccttcaTATTTTTACAAGCtccaaaacagaagaaaaatgtaacaaaagtaataatatttattttactgtttatttatttattgtgtatctatttaatatataatataatgttgttcagaaataataaaaataaatttttcaaaaacttgttataaattctgggaggatgttaagacgacatcccacactcccggtaagggatacgacaagtataaaagcctataaggtttttaaacaaaataacttgtgacaccccattataataatgtgatatgatatacataattatttaaacatgactaatattataaacatcatattattaccataaaattatacaaatgcatacatttatttttttgtacaccaacggtcataaacggtaacaaaacggctaatttttgccctataaatatgatctcacaaacacattcaatcactccaactttcacttcttctttaaaaattattcttcatcaaattttcgaagaagacgactttctcaaagatatttttaattatttttgttatcatactcacgagtcttgtatttattggagaatatcatcatcgtgtgttttctttatttttatgaatgcttgtacttgttgtttatccattactttgtaatGTAATATTCATTAAccaataaaatgcatcgtaaattttttttagtaccaccatgacaaacttggcaaagctcgaattcattgctcttgatattacggggaaaaattatatgccatgtactctcgatgtagaaatgcatctttggtcattgggtctaagtgagaccataaaagaaaatggcatatcgacatcacaagaaaaggcaaaagccatgatatttttgcgtcgacatctcgacgagggattgaaatgtgaatatctaattgaaaaagatctcatggctttgtagaagggattaaaagaaagattcgaacatataagggaagttatactttcGACCGTCCGAGATGAATGAAATAcgttgagattccaagattttaaaaaagtcagtgattacaactcggcgatgtatagaataatctcgcaattgaaATTTTGTGGGCACGAGATTACTGAATTGGAagtgcttgaaaaaacattttccacttttcacgcatcgaatataactctacaacaacaatatagagtgcgtggattttcgagatattctgaacttatcgcctgtctccttgtggcggaaaagaataatgagctgttaatgagaaatcatcaggcacgacccactggttcaacggcatttcctgaagtaaatgtcgtaaaaaaaagaatttaaatctggaaaccgaaatcaaagttatagacaagattttggtcgaggacgaaatcgtggtcgtggacgtggacgtggacgtggaagtggtcgtggacgcggccgtggttttgaaaataatcgagatagttacttcataactcatctcaaaagagtgtcccaaaccatccacagaaaagacattatgaaaatatgagtgttaatgagaatcactcaaaaagatttgaaagttcttgtttcagatgtggtactccaaggcattggtcccgtatttgtcgagcccctaagcacctttgtaaactttataaagaatcaataaaggggaaagaaaaggagaccaacttcactgaacagagtgaacatttgagtgattcaactcattttaatgctggagattttctgattgatttctcagacaatgatcaatttgctggtggaataaatatgtaaaatattttatttttccatgtacccgtatgataatgttttatcgtgtgctatattttttacatatatattatattgtattttatttttataaatgtattgtcagtaattttatttcgttgcatattttttttgaagttcaaacatggaaaatgctatgaacaaagctgaagtttgcatacccgatagtggtacaacgcacactatcctccgagataaaagatatttcttggaactaaaaccaacaaaaacaatggtgaatacaatatcaggtcttgtagacttgattaaaggatgtggtaaagcacaatttttgttatctaatggtacaaaatttttgatcaatgatgctttatattcaccacaatcggaaagaaatttgttgagttttaatgatatatattcccatgggtatgatactcaaacaatgaatgaaggaaatgaaaaatatatgtgtcttatcacatataaatcaggaaagaaatatgtgattgaaaaactaccaatgctccctactggattgcattatacacatataagtcccattaaATCAAATATGGTAGTTGATAAATCTTCAATATTAAcaaattggcatgatcgattgggacatcctggttcaacaatgatgcgaagaattatagaaaatacacatgatcatccactgaaagaccataagatctttcagaataataagtttcaatgtaaagcacgttctcttggaaaacttattataagaccatcactagccaaagtccaaactgaatcaccaatgtttcttgaacgtattcagggtgatatttgtgaaccaattcatccaccatatggaccatttagatactttatgatattgattgatGCATCCAGCAGATGgccacatgtatgtttattgtcaactcggaatgttgcatttgcaagagtacttgctcaaataataaaattgaggaatcaatttcccgattatacaatcaagaaaattagacttgataatgctggtgaatttacttcccagactttcaatgattattgtatgtctatgggaatcattgttgagcatcctgttgctcatgtacatacacagaatggattggctgaatcattgattaaacgtctgcaattgattgctagaccaatgattatgaaaacaaagctccttATTTCTATATAGGGACATGCAATTCTACATGCTGttgcattaattcgcatcagaccaagtgcatatcataaatactccccattgcagcttgcatttggtaaataaccagacatttctcatctgagaatttttggatgtatggtgtatatgcctattgcaccaccacaacgaaagaaaatgggacctcaaataaagattggaatttatatcggttatgatagtccatcaatcatttgATATCTTAAACCTCAGACAGGTGACGTGTTCACatcacgttttgctgattgtcattttaatgatgaaatcttcccaatgttagggggagataagaaacataccgaaaaagaaattacatggtatgtatcatccttgttacatctggatccaagaacaaaacaatgtgaaaaggatgtacagcaaattgtgcactttcaaagaatagcaaatcaaataccagatgcatttacaCATGCAAaaagggtaactaaatcatatatacatgttgtaaatgctcctgctcgaattgaaattccgaagaaataaattgaagatactcatgatgtcattaaatgcctgaagcgtggaaggtcagtcggttccaaggataaaaatcatcgaaaaagaaaattcatagagaaacacgatgatcacaaaatagagaatgatgttcctgaataaacacatgataatcacaaaatagagaatggtgttcctgaagaaacacatgatgatgaaaatgttctgtcagaaccacaaactgacgagaatcgtgaaatctctataaattatattaatactggaaaaatatggaaccgaaaagatatagaagaaattgatgatatattttgttataatgtggcaatcgacatcataaatgataatgaatatcatgaaccaaaatcttttggtgaatgtaaaaatcggcatgattggataaaatggaaagaagccatccaggttgaattggattcgctaaataaacgtaatgtttttggacatATAGTCCTTACACCAGAAGGTATAAAAcatgttggatacaaatgggtttttattagaaagcgaaatgagaaaaatgaaatagtaagatataaagctcgacttgttgcacaaggtttttctcaaaagcctggaattgattatgaagaaacgtattctcccgtgatggatgcaattacgtttcggtatttgattagctttgcggtatctgaaaatttagaaatgcgtcttatggatgttgttacagcttacttatatggatcacttgatagtaatatatatatgaaaatccctgaaagATTTAAGATGtttgaagcacaaagttcaaaacccagagaatgttattctgtgaaattacaaagatcattatatgggttaaagcaatgcgatcgaatgtggtataatcggctaagtgatcacttgatgaaaaagagatatataaataattcaatatgcccttgtgttttcattaagaaaacaacatccgg is a window encoding:
- the LOC142527445 gene encoding uncharacterized protein LOC142527445 — encoded protein: MGRKPSESESTRWGILILFLMGLISCSMVYIFMSSIMSLRPSANVKMESLGSESGDKSRMGQNGGDCCGGIEGVELWGSAVKWGTDFKFNTSAECCKACMAMCTGTDGPCLCDSWVFCGNKEACGEKFGECWLKKQKDVLVPDKHEVGKKVMWTSGTVFGRGEGIVGLETEYGTLHIKLLPHCSPHSVAYILELLVLHHCAGCHFYRAENRGQSWDVKGNHIQDAPYGPPFALIQGTLEAQGTSFNKIQMEHCPTVTRGSVAWVGSGPEFFISLANHEEWRNSYTVFGSVLPEDMVIAEKIAQLPTKADVWNNVNVSVLEKAVPLRLQRLKIGNGELNYNDE